One Porphyromonas pogonae genomic region harbors:
- a CDS encoding UDP-glucose dehydrogenase family protein yields MNIAIVGTGYVGLVSGACFAEMGITVYCIDINEEKINSLKNGIMPIYEPNLDTLVIKNVNSGRLFFSTNLAEILDKVEIIFSAVGTPPDEDGSADLRYVLDVAKTIGSKMNDYKLVVTKSTVPVGTAEKVRSAINGELQKRNINIEFDVASNPEFLKEGDAIEDFMKPDRVVVGVDSNRAKELMTKLYKPMLLNNFRVIFMNIPSAEMTKYAANSMLATRISFMNDIANLCELVGADVSMVRRGIGSDSRIGTKFLYPGCGYGGSCFPKDVKAIINTAKQKGYRMRVLEAVEEVNEAQKNILFEKFIDYYDGDVKGKRIALWGLAFKPGTDDMREAPSLVLIRSLLDAGCDIVAYDPVALDEAKRRLGHSISYADDIYGTVLDADAIFHVTEWKEFRMPNWEIIKRSMRTPLMIDGRNVFDSSELDGFTYLQIGGNAKNK; encoded by the coding sequence ATGAATATAGCAATTGTAGGTACCGGATATGTAGGTTTGGTAAGTGGAGCCTGTTTTGCAGAAATGGGGATAACTGTTTACTGTATTGATATAAATGAGGAGAAAATAAATAGTCTCAAAAATGGAATTATGCCAATTTACGAGCCTAATTTGGATACTTTAGTAATAAAAAATGTCAATTCTGGAAGATTGTTCTTTTCAACAAATTTGGCAGAAATCTTAGATAAAGTAGAAATTATTTTTTCTGCGGTGGGCACTCCTCCTGATGAAGATGGATCAGCTGATCTAAGATATGTTTTAGATGTTGCGAAAACTATTGGCTCTAAAATGAATGATTACAAGCTAGTTGTTACGAAAAGTACAGTTCCAGTAGGTACCGCTGAAAAAGTCAGATCTGCTATAAATGGAGAACTTCAAAAACGAAATATTAATATAGAATTTGATGTCGCATCAAATCCTGAATTTCTGAAAGAAGGCGATGCTATTGAAGATTTTATGAAACCTGATAGAGTTGTAGTAGGTGTAGATTCAAATAGAGCTAAAGAACTCATGACCAAACTTTACAAGCCTATGTTATTGAATAACTTTAGGGTTATTTTTATGAATATTCCATCTGCTGAAATGACGAAGTATGCTGCAAATTCAATGCTTGCTACTAGAATAAGTTTCATGAATGATATTGCTAATCTTTGTGAACTTGTGGGAGCCGATGTTTCTATGGTTAGAAGAGGAATTGGATCGGATTCGAGAATAGGTACGAAGTTTTTATATCCTGGGTGCGGTTACGGTGGTTCTTGCTTTCCTAAAGATGTAAAGGCAATTATAAATACAGCTAAACAAAAAGGCTACAGGATGCGTGTATTAGAAGCAGTGGAAGAAGTGAATGAAGCACAAAAGAATATTCTTTTTGAAAAATTTATTGATTATTATGATGGGGATGTTAAAGGAAAGCGAATAGCACTTTGGGGATTAGCTTTTAAGCCTGGAACGGACGACATGCGCGAAGCTCCTTCATTAGTTCTAATTCGTTCTCTGTTAGATGCAGGCTGTGATATTGTTGCTTATGATCCTGTAGCTTTGGATGAGGCTAAAAGAAGGTTGGGGCATAGCATATCTTATGCAGATGATATTTATGGAACTGTTTTAGATGCAGATGCTATTTTTCATGTTACAGAATGGAAGGAGTTTAGAATGCCAAATTGGGAAATAATCAAACGCTCTATGCGTACACCACTCATGATTGATGGTCGTAATGTTTTTGATTCAAGCGAATTAGACGGTTTTACATATTTACAAATTGGGGGAAATGCGAAAAATAAATGA
- a CDS encoding acyltransferase — translation MMHKFLLLYSWFIYTIMFFFPDIPVLMRLRGFLYGLMMNKSGRNFQVAHDVILKSLEYISVGDDVYIANMSIIIAGRSHITLEDQVMIGPKCVLVDGNHGFYNQSYRFAKGSSAPIILKYGSWVAGNCTVLGGSILPKGSVLGANSLLNKPYKESNSIYGGLPAKHIKQIRQ, via the coding sequence ATGATGCATAAATTTCTATTGCTATATTCTTGGTTTATATATACAATCATGTTTTTTTTTCCTGATATTCCGGTATTGATGAGGTTAAGGGGCTTTTTGTATGGCCTTATGATGAATAAATCTGGACGAAATTTTCAGGTGGCACATGATGTAATTTTAAAAAGCTTAGAATATATTTCAGTTGGAGATGATGTTTATATAGCCAATATGAGTATTATTATAGCTGGACGAAGCCATATTACATTAGAAGATCAAGTGATGATTGGTCCAAAATGTGTGTTAGTGGATGGTAATCATGGTTTTTATAATCAGTCATATCGTTTCGCTAAAGGAAGTAGTGCTCCTATAATATTAAAATATGGTTCATGGGTTGCTGGAAATTGTACTGTATTAGGAGGATCAATACTGCCCAAAGGCTCTGTTCTGGGAGCTAATAGCTTGTTAAATAAGCCCTATAAAGAATCTAATTCGATTTATGGAGGATTACCTGCTAAACATATTAAGCAGATCAGGCAATGA